GGCCGGTTTCGCAAGTCAACGATGGATCGGCGAGCGGCCCCAACCGAAGCCGCCCACCCGTTACCTCAAAACCCCAACGCCTTGACCTGCTTCACGCCCGGCAAGCCCTGCACCTTGGCGAGCAGCGCCTCGTCCACGCGGGTATCCACCGAGAGCAGCAGCACCGCCTCGCCGCCCGCCGTGCGGCGGCCGAGGTGGAAGGTGCCGATGTTGACGCCCGCCTCGCCCAGCGTCGTGCCGAGGCGGCCGATGAAGCCCGGCGCGTCCTCGTTGACGATGTAGAGCATCGCGCCGTCCAGATCGGCCTCCACCTTGATCCCGAAGATCTCGGTGAGGCGGGGCGAGGCGTTGCCGAACAGCGTGCCGGCGACCGACTTCGGCCCCGCCTTGGTGTCCACCGTCACGCGCACCAGCGTGTGATAGTCGCCCTCTCGATCGTGGCGCACCTCGCGCACGTCCAGCCCGCGCTCCTTGGCGAGGCCCGGCGCGTTGACCATGTTCACCGTGTCCGAATAGACGCGCATCAGCCCGGCCAGCACCGCGCCGGTGATCGGCTTCTGGTTCAGCTCGGCGGCGGCGCCCTCCACCTCGATGGCGAGGCCGGTCAGCGCGTCATGCGCGAGCTGGCCGACGAGGCTGCCGAGCTTTTCGGCGAGCGCCATGTAGGGCTTCAGCTTGGGCGCTTCCTCGGCCGAGAGGCTCGGCATGTTGAGCGCGTTGGTGACGCCGCCCGAGACGAGGAAGTCGGCCATCTGCTCGGCGACCTGGATCGCGACGTTGACCTGCGCCTCGGTGGTCGACGCGCCGAGGTGGGGGGTGGAGATGAAGTTCGGGGTGCCGAACAGCGGGCTCTCCTTGGCCGGCTCGGTCACGAACACGTCGAGCGCGGCGCCGGCGATGTGGCCGCTGTCGAGCCCTTCCTTCAGCGCCGCCTCGTCGATCAGCCCGCCGCGCGCGCAGTTGACGATGCGCACGCCCTTCTTGGTCTTGGCGAGATTCTCGGCCGAGAGGATGTTGCGCGTCTGCTCGGTGAGCGGCGTGTGCAGCGTGATGAAGTCGGCACGCGCCAGCAGCTCGTCGAGCGTCGCCTTGGTGACGCCGAGCTCGATCGCGCGCTCGTCGGTGAGGAAGGGATCGTAGGCGACCACCTTCATGCGCAGGCCGAGCGCTCGGTCGGCGACGATCGAGCCGATATTGCCGGCCCCGATCAGGCCGAGCGTCTTGCCCGTCACCTCGACGCCCATGAAGCGGTTCTTCTCCCACTTGCCGGCCTGGGTGGACTTGTCGGCCTCGGGCAGATCGCGGGCGAGCGCGAACATGAGGGCGATGGCGTGCTCGGCGGTGGTGATCGAGTTGCCGAAGGGGGTGTTCATGACGACCACGCCCTTGGCCGAGGAGGCCGGGATATCGACATTGTCGACGCCGATGCCGGCGCGGCCGACCACCTTGAGGTTGGTGGCGTGCTCGAGGATGTCCTTCGTCACCTTGGTGGAGGAGCGGATGGCGAGGCCGTCATACTGGCCGATGATCGCCTTCAGCTCGTCGGGCGTCTTGCCGGTGATCTCGTCCACCTCGACCCCGCGCTCGCGGAAGATCTTGGCGGCCTGCGGGTCCATCTTGTCGGAAATCAGTACCTTGGGCATGTCGGTGTGTCCTGTCAGTCACCGTCACCCCGGACTTGATCCGGGGTCCCGCTTTTGCGCGGGCGGTGAAGGGAAGCGGGACCCCGGCTCAAGGCCGGGGTGACGAAGTGGGTGGTTTCAGGCCTTCGCGCTGGCGAAGGCGAAGTCGAGCCAGGGGCCGAGCGCCTGGATGTCGGCGGTCTCGACGGTGGCGCCGCACCAGATGCGCAGGCCGGCGGGGGCGTCGCGATACGATCCGAGATCATAGGCGGCATCCTCGGCCTCGAGGATGGAGACCATCTTCTTCTCGATCGCGGCGGCCTGTTCCTCGTCCAGTCCGTTGAATTTCAGGCAGACCGAGGTGTTGGAGCGCGAAGCCGGATCGGTCGCGAGATGATCGAGCCAGTCCCGCTCCGCCACGATCGCGTCGAGCGCGGCGGCATTGGCGTCGGCGCGCTGGATCAGGCCGGAGAGGCCGCCGAGGTTCTGCGCCCATTCGAGCGAATGGATGTAATCCTCGACGCAGAGCATCGACGGGGTGTTGATCGTCTCGCCCTTGAACACGCCCTCGGACAATTTGCCCTTGGCGGTGAGGCGGAAGACCTTGGGGATCGGCCAGCTCGGCGTGTGCGTCTCGAGCCGCTCGACCGCGCGGGGGCTGAGGATGATCACGCCATGCGCGCCTTCGCCGCCCAGCACCTTCTGCCAGGAGAAGGTGACGACATCGAGCTTCGCGATCGGCACGTCCTGCGCGAACACCGCCGAGGTGGCGTCGCAGATCAGCAGGCCTTCACGATCGTCCTTGATCCAGTCGCCGTTCGGCACGCGCACGCCTGACGTGGTGCCGTTCCAAGTGAAGACGACGTCGCTGTTTTGATCGATCGCGGCCAGATCGGGCAGTTCGCCATAGGGCGCCTTGATGACGGTCGGGTCGAGCTTGAGTTGCTTGGCGGCATCCGTCACCCAGCCTTCGCCGAAGCTTTCCCACGCGACGGTGGTGACGGGGCGGGCGCCGAGCAGGGTCCACATCGCCATCTCGACCGCGCCGGTATCCGAACCGGGGACGATGCCGATGCGGTGCGTGTCCGGCACCTGCAGGATCTTGCGGGTCAGCTCGATCGCGTAAGCGAGGCGGCTCTTGCCGATCTTGGAGCGATGCGAGCGGCCGAGCGAGGCGTGCGGCAGCGCGGCGGCATCCCAGCCCGGCGGCTTGGCGCAGGGGCCGGAGCTGAAGAAGGGGCGAGCCGGCTTGGGCTCGGTCGGACGGGTAGCAGCCACATTTGTGGCGTCGGCACGCATCGTATCAGTCATGTCTGACTCTCCTCACAGAGAGCACGCGCCGCGTTGGGACGGCGTGGCCCGCCGACGGCCTTAACGGCGCGGACGGGCATGTCAACCGGCGCGAAGGTCGGCCCGAGCCGATTTTCCGTTCAGTGTATTGTCAGAATAGGACGGGCAACATCATGACGAGTTTGTTTTAACGTGCGATTTTTTCATGCGACGATTGTGCGAATCTCTTGCGGAATCGATTAAAATGGATATGGCGATGTCTATGATGGACCGGGGGGTTCAACAGATCGTCACGCCGCAGGGCGATGTGCTGGTGGTCATGCCGCTGGCGCATTTCGAGCGTCTGTCCGCCGCCGCCGGCATGTTCATTTTCTCGGACGAGCGCGATGCGGAGGCCGTTCCGGCCGAAGTTCGCGTGGCGATCGACGAAGGCGAAAGTCCGCTCGCCGCGTGGCGCCGTTACCGCGCCATCTCGCAGAGCGCGTTGGCCCGCGAATCGGGGGTGTCGCGCTTCACCATCATGCGGATCGAGGCGGCGGGCGCGGGGGCCGGCAATCGGCAGAGCCGCAAGCTGCTCGCTGCCGCGCTGGACATCCCCGTTTCCGCGATCTGATCAGCCGCTGTCGCCGGCGCCCGTCTGGCCCTGCATCACCGAATCGAGCTGCGATCGCCAGGCGGCGCGGCGTGCCTGATAGTCGTCATGGGGCGTCGCTGGCGCGGCCTGCGTCTGAGGCGGTTGCGCGGCACGGCTCACGGAGACTTCGGTGGGGGCGGGAGGGGGAGGGGGATCGTCGGCGACAATCCCGGCGTCGCTCGCTCCTTCGTCGGTGGTCTGCGCCGGATCGGGCATCGGCGCCGTGTCGGCGACCTGCATGGGATCGGGCGACGGGGCGCTGGCCATTGCCGGAGCGGCCGACGGCATCTGCCGGAGGCTGGCCGCCCATGCCGGGATCGCCGAATCGGGTACGGCGGAATAGGTCGGTTTCTGCGCCTCGGCGGTGCCGGCCATGCCCGCGAGGATCGATGGTTTGGCCCTGGGCGTGGTGTTGGGCACCATCCACGCGGTCATCAGCGCGCAGAGGGGCGCGGATCGCCCATTTTCTGTGGATGTCGTTCATACCGCGAAAAACGCGCGGCGCGGCCGGCGGAGACTCGGCTCGGCGCGCGGGACGGGCGTCTGGCGGCGGAAACGGGTCGCGCGACGGGATGTCGCTGGCCGGGCGATGGCGTGCCGCTACAGTGAGGGGGTGCGTCGGATCGGTCTTTCTGGAGTGCTGGCGGGGCTGGTCCTGGCTTCGTGCGTCCCCCCCGGAAAGCCCGCGCGTCCTCCCGCGACCACCTATCGCCCGCCGACCCCGCGTCCCGCCTATGACGCGGCGGCGCGGCGGCAGTGCCTCGCCCAGCTGACCGCCGATGGCGCGCGCTATTCGGTGCTGCCGGATCGGGATTTCGGCAACGGCTGCTCGGCGATCGGCACGGTCCAGCTCGACGACATCGGCATGCCGGTTTCCAACCTCGGCGCGATGACCTGCCCGCTCGCCGACGCCTTCACCCGCTGGACGCGCGACGCGACGCAGAAGGCGGCGCAGGCCTGGCTCGATTCCCCGGTGGTGAAGATCGAGAGTTTCGGCACCTACAGCTGCCGGCCGGTCAACGGCGTAGCGGGCGCACGTCTGTCCGAACATGGTCTGTCCAACGCGGTCGACATATCGGGCTTCGTGCTGGCGAACGGGCGGCGGATCACCGTGCTGGCCGACTGGAACGGGCCGGACGAATATGCCCGCAACTTCCTGCGCGCGGTGCACGATGCCGGCTGCCGGCGGTTCAGCGTGGTGCTCGGCCCGGATGCCAACGCGCTCCACCGCAACCACCTGCATTTCGACATGGGGCGGGGGCCGTATTGCAAATAGCCGCGTCATTGCGAGCGCAGCGAAGCAATCCAGTGCCACGAACGCTCCGCAAGTGGATTGCTTCGTCGCTGCGCTCCTCGCAATGACGATGAGAGAGTAATCGCCTTCCCACCGTCACGAAGCCGGTCTAAGCCCCCGTCAATGACCAACGACAATCGTACCCCGGCCGGCGACAAGGCCGGCGTTCCCAAGCGTATCTTCGCCCCCGCCCGCACCGAGGCGAAAACCGCCCGCGAGGCGGTGATCACCCCCCAGACGCAGGATCCGTCCTACCGGCTCGCCTTTCAGGACGACGAGTTCCTGCTGCGCGAGGATCTGCGCCCCGTCCGCTTCCAGCTCGAACTGCTCAAGACGCAGCTGACGCTGGACGAGGCCAAGATCGGCTCCACCTTCGTGATGTACGGCTCCGCGCGCATTCCCGCGCCGGATCGGGTGCAACTGGTACTCGATGCGGCGAAGACGCCCGAGCAGAAGGCGATCGCGGAGAAGCAGGCAGGCCTTGCGAAATATTATGACGAGGCGCGCAAGCTGGCGCGGCTGTCCAGCGGCGTGGGGCTGGACGAGGACGGCAAGAAGCAGTTCGTGGTGTGCTCGGGCGGCGGCCCGTCGATCATGGAGGCGGCCAATCGCGGCGCGCACGATGTCGGCGCGGATACGATCGGCCTCAACATCGTGCTGCCGCACGAGCAGGCGCCCAACCAGTATGTCACCCCGCACCTCTCCCTGCGCTTCCACTATTTCGCGCTTCGCAAGATGCACTTCCTGCTACATGCGCGCGCGCTGGCTGTGTTCCCCGGCGGCTTCGGCACGTTCGACGAATTCTTCGAGCTGCTGACGCTGGTGCAGACCGGCAAGACCCGGCCGCTGCCGATCCTGCTCTATGGGCGGGAATTCTGGGAGGCGGTGGTGAACTGGGATGCGCTGGCCAGCTACGGCGTGATCTCGCCGCAGGATCTGGAGCTGTTCCGCTTCGTCGAGACCGCCGAGGAAGGCTGGGCGATCGTCAAGGAATGGTACGGGATGGACGAGGGGGCGTAACGCCAACCGTCGTCATTGCGAGCGAAGCGAAGCAATCCACCGCTCCGGGCGGTGCGCCATGGATTGCTTCGTCGCTACGCTCCTCGCAATGACGAGGGGGGCGTCCGGCTTACTTCTTGGTCTGGGCCTCGTTGCCCGTCACGCTCGGCGCGGCATCGCCGCCGACACTGCCCTTGGGATTGGCCGCAGCCTGACCCTCGGTGACGACCGGCTGCTTGGCGGCGCCTTCGCCCTTGCTGTTGTCGCCCGGCTTCGCGGCGGCGTCGGTGCCAGCGGCCGCAGCAGGCGCTTCGGCCGGTGCGGTCGGCAGCTTCTGCGGGCTGTCGCTCTGCGAGTTGAGATAGGCGATGACGTTGGCGCGGTCTTCCGGCTTGGAGAGGCCGGCGAAGGTCATCTTGGTGCCCGGCGCATAGGCTTTCGGGCTCTTCAGCCAGGCGAACAGCTCGTCGAAGGTCCACGGACCCGACTTGGCCTTGATCGCATCAGAATAAGCGAAGCCCGCCTCGCTGCCGACCGGACGGCCGACGACGCCCCACAGCTGCGGGCCGATCTGGTTGGGGCCACCCTTCTGGTCCGAATGGCAGGCGCCGCACTTCTTGAAGACCTCGGCGCCCTTCTGCGCGTCGGCCGAGGCAAGGTAGAAAGCGGCCGGCTTCTCCGCGACGGCGCCGTCGGGCGATGCCTCTTCCTCGACGCCTTCCACGGTATAGCCCATCTTCTCGGGCCGCTCGGAATGGAAATATTCGCCGCTCACCACGGAGAAGCCGAGCGCGCAGATGCCGGCGAACAGAACCCAGCCCACGATCGTGTTGGTGCGGTCCTTTACGCCACCGGATACCCGGTGCCCATCCTCGAAATGGGGATCCTCGTTCCGCTCCACCATGCGTCGCAGCACTCCCTGTTCGTCGTCCGCATGCTTCGTGGCGGCGACTTTAGGGGGCAACCCATAGATTCCGGAAACGTCACGCGCAAGCGCGCTTGCGGGGGCCTGCGCGTTGCGCGTAAGCGCGCAGGCCCATGCAGACCTATCCCGCCCCCGCCGCGAAGCTCGTCGACGAGATGGTGGCCGCCGCCGCCGCCGACCCGCAGCGCGCCGTCGCCTTCCAGGGCGCGCCCGGCGCCAACAGCCATATCGCGGTGAGCGAAGCGTTTCCGGATGCGCTGCCGCTGCCCTGCTTCGGCTTCGAGGATGCGATCGACGCGGTGCGCAAGGGCGAGGCCGACTGCGCGCTGATCCCGATCGAGAATTCGCTGCACGGTCGCGTGGCGGACATGCATTTCCTGCTGCCAGAGAGCGGCCTCGTCATCACCGGCGAGCATTTCCTGCCGATCCGCCACTGCCTGCTGGGATCGGGCCGCCTCGCCGACGTGAAGGAGGCGATGAGCCATCCGCAGGCGCTCGGCCAGTGCCGCCACTGGCTGCGCGGGCGCGGCATCCGCGCGATCCCCTATGCCGACACCGCCGCCGCCGCCGCCGAGGTGGTGGCGATGGGCGCGCCGAAGGACGTGGCTGCGCTGGCGCCGAAGCTCGCGTCCGAAATCTACGGCCTGCCGCTGATCGAGGAAGCGATCGCCGACGAGGCGGACAATACCACGCGCTTCGTGGCACTGGCGCTGGGCGCGCCGGCGGAACTCGCGCCGGGTCCGTACATGACGACGCTGATGTTCGCGGTGAAGAACGTGCCAGCCGCGCTATTCAAGGCGATGGGCGGCTTCGCGACCAACGGCGTCAACATGACCAAGCTGGAAAGCTACCAGCGCGGCGGTGCCTTCCAAGCGACGGAGTTCTACGCGGACATCGAGGGGCATCCCGAGGATGTGCCCGTCGCCCGCGCGCTGGAGGAACTCGCCTTCCACTCGCGCTGGGTGCGCTTGCTGGGAACCTATCCGAGGGCGCGGGCGCGGGGGTAGTCTCTCAATCTTCCCCCGCCAGGGGGAGGTGGCAGGCGCCAGCCTGACGGAGGGGGCGGGCGGCGGAACGATAGCGGCTGCTCCGCATCCTCCCCCTCCGTCGCCTTCGGCGCCACCTCCCCCTGGCGGGTGAGGATTCAGGCTTCCGCCACCCAGCGGCTCAGCAGCGTGTGCGCGATCGCATAGGCCGGGGGGGGCAGGAAGGGCGCATCCGCCTCGCCCGCCAGCGCCGCGCGGATGCCGTCGCGCGACACCCATTTCGCCTCTTCCAGCTCGGTGTAATCGATGCTCAGCGCATCGTCGTCGGTCATGCCCACGCAGGCGATCATCAGCTGCGAGGGGAAGGGCCAGGGCTGCGAGGCGAGATAGCGCACCGAATGGACGGAGACGCCGGCCTCCTCCTTCAATTCGCGGGCGACCGCTTCCTCGATCGATTCGCCGGGCTCGAGGAAGCCGGCCAGCGCCGAATAGCGGCCCGGCGGGAAGGCCGGCTGGCGGCCGACCAGCACCTTCGCGTCGGCGCCCTCGCCATGCTGGGCGAGCATGATCACCACCGGATCGACGCGCGGGAAATGATCGGTGCCGCAGGCCGGGCAGGATCGGCCCCAACCGGCGCGAAACACCATCGTCTCCGCGCCGCAATTCGCGCAGAAGCCGTGGCGGCTGTGCCAGTCGACCAGGCTGCGCGCGGTCGCGTAGGTGCCGGCATCCTCGGCCGACATGGCGGTGATCGCCGCGAACAGCTCGGGCGAGCGGCGGAAGGCGGAGACGCCACGCTCCAGCGCGACGAAGCGGGGCGTGCCGTCGAGCCGACCAAGCAGCGCCAGCTCGGTGCGCACCTCGGTGTAGCGCAGCGGCGTCCAGCCGAGCGCGCCCTGTTCGGCCCCGACCGGGTGCAGACCGCTCATCTCCAGCAGCAGCGCCTCCGGGTCGGAGCGCATGGCGCGGACCATCGCCTCGTCATGGCGCGCATCGTCGGCGCGATCGAGCAGGGAGCCGGTGAAGCCTGGATTCATAGTGCGAGCATCTCCGACGAGGCGCGGCCGAGCGCGGCGGCGCGGGCGTAAAGGGTGGGGAGGCCGGCCTGCTCGATCAAGTCGATCGGCCACCATTCGCCCTCGATCGGGCGTGCGGGGAGTTCGGCCGCCATCACGTCGAGCGATAGGGCGAAGTGCGTGAAGACATGTTCTACCGTGCCGACATGGCGCCAGCAGGCGGGTATGGGCGGGGCGGCTTCGGGTGTCTCGCCCCAGTCGCCGCCGGGCAGCGCGCGCATCCCGCCGAGCATCCCCTTGTCCGGCCGGCGGACGAGCAGCACTGCGCTCTCCGATTCGAGCCAGTAGGCGATGCCCCTGCGGCGCGGCTTGGCCTTCTTCGCGGGCTTGACCGGATAGGTTTCGGGATTCCCCTCCGCATAGGCCGCGCAGGCGGACGTGAGCGGGCAGGCGTAGCAGCGCGGGTTGCGGGGCGTGCAGACGGTGGCGCCGAGGTCCATCATCGCCTGCGCGAAGTCTCCGGCGCGTGCGTCCGGCGTGATCGTGTCGGCAAGCGCCCGAATGCGCGGGCGGCTGCCCGGCAGCGGCTCGGCAATCGCGAACAGCCGCGAGACGACGCGCTCGACATTGGCGTCGACCACCACAGCGCGTTCCCCGAAGGCGATCGCGGCGACGGCGGCGGCGGTGTAGGCGCCGATGCCCGGCAGCGCGCGCAATCCCTCTTCGGTGGACGGGAAACCACCCAGCCGCGTCACTTCACGGGCGCAGGCGATCAGGTTGCGGGCGCGGGCATAATAGCCAAGCCCCGCCCATGCCGCCATCAGTTCGGCCTCGTCCGCGGCGGCGAGATCCGTAACCATCGGCCAGCGACCCACGAACCTGGCGAAATAGGGGCCGACGGCCGCCACCGTCGTCTGCTGGAGCATGATCTCGGACAGCCACACGCGATAGGGATCGGGTCGCTCCGCAGCACCCGGCGGCGTGCGCCACGGCAGGGTGCGGGCATGGTCATCGTACCAGTCGAGCAGGCGTTGCGAGACGGGCATATCGACGGACATGGGGCGCCTATGGCATGGGGAGGGGAATGACGGAACGGACTTCTCCAAAATCGGGTGCGAGCAAGGCGAGGAAGAAGCCCGCCGAGCCGACGCGCCAGAACCGCGCGCGCGCCCTGTCCGAGATCGTGCCCGAGATCGGCGGGGCCGCCTTCCGCCGCTTCGGCTTCGTCCAGTCCGCGATCATCAGCCGCTGGCCGGAGATCGTCGGCCAGCGCTTCGCCGGCGTTTCCGCCCCCGAATCGATCCGCTTCCCGGCGGGCAAGAAGTCCGACGGGGTGCTGACGCTGACCGTCGAGGGCGCCCACGCGCCGATGATGCAGCACGTCGCGCCGACCCTGATCGAGCGGGTCAATTTGTTCTTCGGTTATCCGGCGGTGGCGCGCGTGCAGATCCGGCAGGCCGCCGCCCAGCCCCGGCCGAAACCGGCGCCCAAGCCCGCGCCGCCCTCTCTCAAGCCCGTCGCGCTCGGCGATTCGCTGCGCGCGGTGGGCGATCCGGAGCTGCGGGCGGTGCTCGAATCGCTCGCCGCCGGTCTGTCCTTCACCACCAATGTGCCGCGCCTGCCGGAGCCACACGAATGATCCGTACCGTGATTGCGTTGCTTGCCCTCGTGTCCCCGCTCGCGGCCGAGGCCGCCGCGCCGCGCCACCTGCCCACCCACAACGTCCAGCACCCGTCCGCTGCCGACTGGACGAAGGTCGTGAGCCTCACGCCCGATGGCGGCATCCGCATGGGCAATCCGAACGCGAAGGTGAAGGTGGTGGAATATTTTTCCTACACCTGCCCGCATTGCGCCGCCTTCGCGACCGAGGGAGCCGGGCCGCTGGCGCAGAAATATGTGCGCGGGGGCCAGGTCAGCTACGAGATCCGTGTGGCGTTGCGCGACGCGATCGACCTCACCATGGCGCTGTCTGCACGCTGTGTCGCCCCGCCCCGTTATTTCGATACGGTCGGCGCGATCATGGGCTCGCAGCAGGACTGGTTTCCCAAGGCGATCGACTACATCAACGCCAACCGCGACAAGCTGAACAGCGTCGACGACACGGCCGCGATCCACGCGATGCTCGCCAATGTCGGCGTGGAGGCGATGCTCGCCAAGCAGGGGGTGACGCCCGCCGCGCTCAATGCGTGCCTCGCCAGCAAGCCGGCCGAGGACATCCTTCAGAAGACCACCAACGACGCCTGGAACGTGAAGCATATCAGCGGCACGCCGGGCTTCTTCATCAACGACGCCGCGCAGCCGGACATCCACGGCTGGGCGCAACTCGAACCCGCCATCCAGACGGCGATCAAGGGCTGACAGGAGTAACACTTGCCATGAAGACCCCCTCTTATCTCGTGCCCGTCCTTGCCGCCCTCGCGCTCGCCGGCTGCAAGAAGCAGGCGGACGACAGCGCGACGCCCGCCGCCAACACCGCGTCTGCCGCGCCGGTGGCCGCCCCAGCCGGCGGCTGGACCGAGCAGGTGACCAGGACGGCCGAGGGCGGCTATCTGATGGGCAACCCCAACGCGCCGGTGAAGCTGATCGAATATGGTTCGCGCTCCTGCCCGCACTGCGCCAAGTTCGACAAGGAAGGCGTGCCGCTGCTCAAGGCCGGCTACGTCGCGTCGGGCAAGGTCAGCTACGAGTTCCGCGACTTCCTGATCCACCCGATGGATCTCGCCGCGATCCTCGTCGGCCAG
Above is a window of Sphingomonas oryzagri DNA encoding:
- the serA gene encoding phosphoglycerate dehydrogenase — protein: MPKVLISDKMDPQAAKIFRERGVEVDEITGKTPDELKAIIGQYDGLAIRSSTKVTKDILEHATNLKVVGRAGIGVDNVDIPASSAKGVVVMNTPFGNSITTAEHAIALMFALARDLPEADKSTQAGKWEKNRFMGVEVTGKTLGLIGAGNIGSIVADRALGLRMKVVAYDPFLTDERAIELGVTKATLDELLARADFITLHTPLTEQTRNILSAENLAKTKKGVRIVNCARGGLIDEAALKEGLDSGHIAGAALDVFVTEPAKESPLFGTPNFISTPHLGASTTEAQVNVAIQVAEQMADFLVSGGVTNALNMPSLSAEEAPKLKPYMALAEKLGSLVGQLAHDALTGLAIEVEGAAAELNQKPITGAVLAGLMRVYSDTVNMVNAPGLAKERGLDVREVRHDREGDYHTLVRVTVDTKAGPKSVAGTLFGNASPRLTEIFGIKVEADLDGAMLYIVNEDAPGFIGRLGTTLGEAGVNIGTFHLGRRTAGGEAVLLLSVDTRVDEALLAKVQGLPGVKQVKALGF
- a CDS encoding phosphoserine transaminase, with product MTDTMRADATNVAATRPTEPKPARPFFSSGPCAKPPGWDAAALPHASLGRSHRSKIGKSRLAYAIELTRKILQVPDTHRIGIVPGSDTGAVEMAMWTLLGARPVTTVAWESFGEGWVTDAAKQLKLDPTVIKAPYGELPDLAAIDQNSDVVFTWNGTTSGVRVPNGDWIKDDREGLLICDATSAVFAQDVPIAKLDVVTFSWQKVLGGEGAHGVIILSPRAVERLETHTPSWPIPKVFRLTAKGKLSEGVFKGETINTPSMLCVEDYIHSLEWAQNLGGLSGLIQRADANAAALDAIVAERDWLDHLATDPASRSNTSVCLKFNGLDEEQAAAIEKKMVSILEAEDAAYDLGSYRDAPAGLRIWCGATVETADIQALGPWLDFAFASAKA
- a CDS encoding helix-turn-helix domain-containing protein is translated as MDRGVQQIVTPQGDVLVVMPLAHFERLSAAAGMFIFSDERDAEAVPAEVRVAIDEGESPLAAWRRYRAISQSALARESGVSRFTIMRIEAAGAGAGNRQSRKLLAAALDIPVSAI
- a CDS encoding extensin-like domain-containing protein, which produces MRRIGLSGVLAGLVLASCVPPGKPARPPATTYRPPTPRPAYDAAARRQCLAQLTADGARYSVLPDRDFGNGCSAIGTVQLDDIGMPVSNLGAMTCPLADAFTRWTRDATQKAAQAWLDSPVVKIESFGTYSCRPVNGVAGARLSEHGLSNAVDISGFVLANGRRITVLADWNGPDEYARNFLRAVHDAGCRRFSVVLGPDANALHRNHLHFDMGRGPYCK
- a CDS encoding LOG family protein gives rise to the protein MTNDNRTPAGDKAGVPKRIFAPARTEAKTAREAVITPQTQDPSYRLAFQDDEFLLREDLRPVRFQLELLKTQLTLDEAKIGSTFVMYGSARIPAPDRVQLVLDAAKTPEQKAIAEKQAGLAKYYDEARKLARLSSGVGLDEDGKKQFVVCSGGGPSIMEAANRGAHDVGADTIGLNIVLPHEQAPNQYVTPHLSLRFHYFALRKMHFLLHARALAVFPGGFGTFDEFFELLTLVQTGKTRPLPILLYGREFWEAVVNWDALASYGVISPQDLELFRFVETAEEGWAIVKEWYGMDEGA
- a CDS encoding c-type cytochrome; translation: MVERNEDPHFEDGHRVSGGVKDRTNTIVGWVLFAGICALGFSVVSGEYFHSERPEKMGYTVEGVEEEASPDGAVAEKPAAFYLASADAQKGAEVFKKCGACHSDQKGGPNQIGPQLWGVVGRPVGSEAGFAYSDAIKAKSGPWTFDELFAWLKSPKAYAPGTKMTFAGLSKPEDRANVIAYLNSQSDSPQKLPTAPAEAPAAAAGTDAAAKPGDNSKGEGAAKQPVVTEGQAAANPKGSVGGDAAPSVTGNEAQTKK
- a CDS encoding prephenate dehydratase, whose product is MQTYPAPAAKLVDEMVAAAAADPQRAVAFQGAPGANSHIAVSEAFPDALPLPCFGFEDAIDAVRKGEADCALIPIENSLHGRVADMHFLLPESGLVITGEHFLPIRHCLLGSGRLADVKEAMSHPQALGQCRHWLRGRGIRAIPYADTAAAAAEVVAMGAPKDVAALAPKLASEIYGLPLIEEAIADEADNTTRFVALALGAPAELAPGPYMTTLMFAVKNVPAALFKAMGGFATNGVNMTKLESYQRGGAFQATEFYADIEGHPEDVPVARALEELAFHSRWVRLLGTYPRARARG
- the nudC gene encoding NAD(+) diphosphatase — protein: MNPGFTGSLLDRADDARHDEAMVRAMRSDPEALLLEMSGLHPVGAEQGALGWTPLRYTEVRTELALLGRLDGTPRFVALERGVSAFRRSPELFAAITAMSAEDAGTYATARSLVDWHSRHGFCANCGAETMVFRAGWGRSCPACGTDHFPRVDPVVIMLAQHGEGADAKVLVGRQPAFPPGRYSALAGFLEPGESIEEAVARELKEEAGVSVHSVRYLASQPWPFPSQLMIACVGMTDDDALSIDYTELEEAKWVSRDGIRAALAGEADAPFLPPPAYAIAHTLLSRWVAEA
- the mutY gene encoding A/G-specific adenine glycosylase, yielding MSVDMPVSQRLLDWYDDHARTLPWRTPPGAAERPDPYRVWLSEIMLQQTTVAAVGPYFARFVGRWPMVTDLAAADEAELMAAWAGLGYYARARNLIACAREVTRLGGFPSTEEGLRALPGIGAYTAAAVAAIAFGERAVVVDANVERVVSRLFAIAEPLPGSRPRIRALADTITPDARAGDFAQAMMDLGATVCTPRNPRCYACPLTSACAAYAEGNPETYPVKPAKKAKPRRRGIAYWLESESAVLLVRRPDKGMLGGMRALPGGDWGETPEAAPPIPACWRHVGTVEHVFTHFALSLDVMAAELPARPIEGEWWPIDLIEQAGLPTLYARAAALGRASSEMLAL
- a CDS encoding DUF721 domain-containing protein, with the protein product MTERTSPKSGASKARKKPAEPTRQNRARALSEIVPEIGGAAFRRFGFVQSAIISRWPEIVGQRFAGVSAPESIRFPAGKKSDGVLTLTVEGAHAPMMQHVAPTLIERVNLFFGYPAVARVQIRQAAAQPRPKPAPKPAPPSLKPVALGDSLRAVGDPELRAVLESLAAGLSFTTNVPRLPEPHE
- a CDS encoding thioredoxin domain-containing protein, with translation MIRTVIALLALVSPLAAEAAAPRHLPTHNVQHPSAADWTKVVSLTPDGGIRMGNPNAKVKVVEYFSYTCPHCAAFATEGAGPLAQKYVRGGQVSYEIRVALRDAIDLTMALSARCVAPPRYFDTVGAIMGSQQDWFPKAIDYINANRDKLNSVDDTAAIHAMLANVGVEAMLAKQGVTPAALNACLASKPAEDILQKTTNDAWNVKHISGTPGFFINDAAQPDIHGWAQLEPAIQTAIKG